A genome region from Eremothecium gossypii ATCC 10895 chromosome VII, complete sequence includes the following:
- the NBP2 gene encoding adaptor protein NBP2 (Syntenic homolog of Saccharomyces cerevisiae YDR162C (NBP2)), which yields MAKREDLSTENISSASSDEEFNTVGYISIKDYAYDESNPLHYGYFDESSCAGAGLPHDDSDEGDEYGGGEGGYYSYYYYGRGLGPRGRSEEEDAVEKRQSIVMPGEYVVNKHAVALYDFVPENDNELELQEGSIVYISYKHGQGWLVAEDSARTRTGLVPEEYVSILEDEDEPGVVAGGRADDEQARPFYLTQMLTQSMKAAAARQSAAEDEWEDIEGDEDEAESAQGDEAGGAGGSEVDTVRQSMSDKLAL from the coding sequence ATGGCGAAGCGGGAGGATCTCAGTACAGAGAATATCAGCAGCGCCTCAAGTGACGAAGAGTTCAATACAGTGGGGTATATCTCGATTAAAGATTATGCATACGACGAGTCCAATCCACTACACTACGGGTACTTTGATGAGTCTAGCTGTGCAGGCGCCGGGCTGCCACACGACGACTCGGACGAGGGCGACGAGTACGGGGGTGGCGAAGGAGGATACTACAGCTACTATTACTACGGCCGCGGTCTGGGGCCGCGCGGACGGAGtgaggaggaggacgcggTAGAGAAGCGGCAGAGCATTGTGATGCCGGGTGAGTACGTGGTGAACAAGCACGCTGTGGCCTTGTACGACTTTGTGCCGGAAAACGACAACGAGCTGGAGCTTCAGGAGGGCAGCATCGTGTACATCAGCTACAAGCACGGGCAGGGGTGGCTAGTGGCCGAGGACAGCGCGCGGACGAGGACGGGGCTTGTGCCCGAGGAGTATGTGTCGATTTTGGAGGATGAGGACGAGCCTGGTGTGGTagcgggcgggcgcgcagaCGACGAACAGGCCCGGCCCTTCTATTTGACGCAGATGTTGACTCAGAGCATGAaggcggcagcggcacgACAGTCCGCTGCGGAGGACGAGTGGGAAGACATTGAAGGGGACGAGGATGAGGCGGAGAGCGCGCAGGGAGACGAggcgggcggggcgggcgggAGCGAAGTAGATACCGTGCGGCAGTCTATGAGCGACAAGTTAGCCCTATGA
- the CWC15 gene encoding U2-type spliceosomal complex subunit CWC15 (Syntenic homolog of Saccharomyces cerevisiae YDR163W (CWC15)), producing MTTSHRPQLEARSGTKSGVAGEYVPTGVKHARLLPGHRTVKRRREGGATAEDEERERAGAETRTVDCNEGTDELAGEGRSAGSGDGDEASSAEDSSDADDEDDVDNPEELRRELEALRASKTGAKTGAKTGAKTGEKGAGGGGWRAGAVFGRQKRRREQAEGRAYRNDVTQSEYHQDFLRRLTK from the coding sequence ATGACAACGTCGCATAGGCCTCAGCTAGAAGCCAGGAGTGGTACTAAGAGCGGGGTGGCGGGAGAATATGTACCGACAGGCGTTAAACATGCGCGACTGCTGCCTGGGCACCGGACGGTCAAGCGGCGACGGGAAGGCGGGGCCAcggcggaggacgaggagcgCGAAAGGGCCGGCGCTGAGACGAGGACTGTGGACTGTAATGAGGGGACGGACGAACTGGCGGGTGAGgggcgcagcgcgggcTCCGGGGACGGCGATGAGGCGAGTTCCGCGGAGGACAGCAGCGACGCGgacgacgaagacgacGTAGACAACCCCGAGGAGCTGCGGCgggagctggaggcgctgcgGGCGAGCAAGACGGGCGCGAAGACGGGCGCGAAGACGGGCGCGAAGACGGGCGAGAAGGGCGCGGGTGGCGGCGGGTGGCGCGCGGGAGCGGTGTTCGGACGGCAGAAGCGGCGGCGGGAGCAGGCGGAGGGCCGGGCGTACAGGAACGACGTGACACAGAGCGAGTACCACCAGGACTTCCTGCGGCGACTGACAAAGTAG
- the SLS1 gene encoding Sls1p (Syntenic homolog of Saccharomyces cerevisiae YLR139C (SLS1)) produces the protein MLLFRKCTRALPSHYVPLVQLQYLRSRRYYSGSNGIIHPRLPSDDTDTTLDTGTDTSSEVKDSSGRLEHNSVLPNHHFIVLDPEQTGLLPKRGETGRSWRKDREHGSRRNLKTRDDLSEKPAKKQDKEKVTARDLLDALEWSGEKMLREEKRSTSDEETIGVINNMRPDQAALQMSPERFEQLRKALAKSFSYTQLRLYASKLYGLKKTNETKKAFVTKVMQECWKCKVDKTISKKQDLIIKRTIDLSQKDMYLLLMTDGGRILQNMARTGASIAAAFTENKLIIHASKSLATYIEASIASILNSIQSSRLSLYEFAKEHTAVQDSRSPQYSPEQLLAMVCRECSVHQEKYPEVPGLVALSALSQEKLAAARQLLLWAFDYKPEVTTDTIFCGLEDNQITYAKYPVSDPEWFNWLERKTKWFRLQQVEHRLSPDMSGAAPAPVPVVPENVLNQVYDFCMRQSTGNVAEIQNHAAEAKVLRVSLGQVLTDESGQRQMFQPQAPYMNQKLLQLPLYYPLESEHDYYSVDQHDYFLQLRYAPVLSATGFRYNLPPLELWFTLGENNRVEPHTVRCINRLAERSVMLQLPGSPVDCRVTLERVSEMVPPGDDASHEWLLTHQPALQQYLDRVTPTLDRHLRARMQNVALPDPIHLNVALPGSPPSPIPYRFVSMAHHRVLSLRYLDKYRVQLSTVSGGPAGGKHSELDVLPDAVPDRAAFAQLIADVSKLL, from the coding sequence ATGCTACTTTTCAGGAAATGTACAAGGGCATTGCCGTCCCATTATGTGCCCTTGGTGCAGCTTCAATACCTGCGTTCTCGACGCTATTACTCAGGTTCAAATGGCATTATTCATCCGCGACTTCCGTCTGATGATACGGACACTACGTTAGACACAGGTACAGACACGAGTAGTGAAGTAAAAGACAGTTCTGGCAGGTTGGAGCACAATTCTGTGCTCCCAAATCACCATTTCATCGTCCTCGACCCTGAACAAACAGGACTACTGCCTAAAAGAGGTGAAACGGGCCGCTCCTGGAGGAAGGACAGGGAACATGGTTCGCGCAGGAACTTGAAGACCAGAGATGACCTGTCTGAGAAACCAGCCAAGAAACAGGATAAAGAGAAGGTGACCGCGCGCGACCTCTTAGACGCCCTTGAGTGGAGCGGAGAGAAGATGCTGCGGGAAGAAAAGCGGTCAACCTCGGATGAAGAAACCATAGGGGTAATTAATAACATGCGCCCGGACCAGGCGGCGCTACAGATGTCGCCTGAGAGATTTGAACAGTTGCGGAAGGCGCTGGCCAAGTCGTTCAGCTACACGCAGCTGAGACTGTATGCTTCCAAGCTGTACGGACTCAAGAAAACCAATGAGACGAAAAAGGCTTTTGTAACAAAGGTTATGCAAGAATGTTGGAAGTGCAAGGTGGACAAGACTATCTCCAAGAAGCAAGATCTCATTATCAAACGTACCATCGACCTCAGCCAAAAGGACATGTACTTACTGCTGATGACCGATGGTGGCCGGATTCTCCAGAACATGGCGCGCACTGGAGCGTCGATAGCTGCTGCGTTCACGGAAAACAAGCTCATTATACATGCGTCCAAGTCGCTTGCTACATACATTGAGGCGTCCATTGCCAGTATACTGAACAGCATCCAATCTAGTCGTTTGTCCCTGTACGAGTTCGCAAAAGAACACACAGCCGTGCAGGACTCCAGAAGTCCACAATACTCTCCTGAACAACTGTTGGCAATGGTCTGCCGGGAGTGCTCGGTTCATCAGGAAAAGTACCCCGAGGTACCTGGTTTGGTAGCTCTATCTGCTCTCAGTCAGGAGAAACTGGCGGCGGCCAGGCAGCTACTTCTCTGGGCATTTGACTACAAGCCCGAGGTAACTACAGACACAATATTCTGCGGTTTGGAAGATAACCAAATCACATATGCCAAGTACCCTGTGAGCGACCCAGAGTGGTTCAACTGGCTGGAGCGCAAAACCAAGTGGTTccggctgcagcaggtggaACACAGGCTGTCGCCGGATATGTCaggcgccgcgccagcccCTGTGCCTGTGGTCCCGGAGAATGTGCTAAACCAGGTCTATGACTTCTGCATGAGGCAGAGCACTGGCAATGTTGCGGAGATACAGAATCATGCCGCCGAGGCCAAGGTTCTGCGCGTCAGTCTTGGGCAGGTACTCACAGACGAATCTGGTCAGCGTCAGATGTTCCAACCACAAGCGCCCTATATGAACCaaaagctgctgcagctcccgCTCTATTACCCTCTCGAATCAGAGCACGACTACTACTCCGTCGACCAGCATGACTACTTCCTGCAACTGCGATATGCACCGGTGCTGTCAGCCACGGGCTTCCGCTATAACCTGCCGCCCCTAGAGCTCTGGTTTACTCTCGGCGAGAATAATAGAGTGGAGCCCCACACCGTTCGCTGCATTAACCGTCTCGCGGAGCGCTCCGTCATGCTCCAGCTGCCCGGCTCTCCGGTGGACTGCCGCGTCACGCTGGAGCGGGTGTCCGAAATGGTCCCCCCGGGCGACGATGCGTCCCACGAATGGCTCCTCACGCACCAGCCTGCCCTGCAGCAATACCTGGACCGCGTCACGCCCACCCTAGACCGCCACCTGCGCGCCCGCATGCAGAACGTCGCACTTCCAGACCCCATCCACCTGAACGTCGCGCTCCCGGGCAGTCCGCCGTCCCCAATCCCTTACCGGTTTGTGTCCATGGCCCACCATCGCGTGCTCTCGCTCCGCTACCTGGACAAGTATCGTGTCCAGTTATCCACCGTCAGCGGCGGCCCCGCAGGCGGCAAGCATTCTGAGCTCGACGTGCTCCCCGACGCCGTCCCCGACCGCGCCGCTTTCGCGCAGCTCATCGCAGACGTCTCTAAACTTCTGTAG
- the RRN5 gene encoding Rrn5p (Syntenic homolog of Saccharomyces cerevisiae YLR141W (RRN5)): MAKRKAADERLRSLKRRNCIPLERYSEIFNQEVQRVFDPHWHKNEFRDSVVHLSSKVRYLQDTDEEHDSDARSDSGAESDSGDDSGDVRGQLLSSGELGTFWSAREKQVFFHWLARCSIHRLDEWAPRLPDKSKYEILAYYHVLKSNLQDLKRMNTKKRGGILTKRALPIAYEMDPFFVQLEEEYSLLIHSETENVVKLEDEADLEDGVVNWENWYKRWDPLYSHHRLGEYQPAARQPLPFSRQSELLVERLVRAYTRRLLFHTVVPLLELKHVPRASLLHEDLRTEIAQRAAAPRSRTPLVEAHVWDSGDIEIRTGNLEFPHLVAPADVWRALLALRAAGHLAPTLPETVVSTVTKFDLHHPAGKLFKNRAVPAALVVPMLLHKSAPYALVPAIPPPCPPLAHSLEKKLHLLLGKRALPPHGFIDDDPYDSIDNPIYAQLFSHDTAATDAVDIQRSRLYQHAVITHMHGADNDSPFFRFLPSPVLAVPPPTHPVPSAVVDLYQYCD, translated from the coding sequence ATGGCTAAGAGGAAAGCAGCCGACGAGCGGCTTCGGTCACTGAAAAGGCGCAACTGCATTCCATTGGAACGCTACAGCGAGATATTTAACCAGGAAGTACAACGTGTGTTCGATCCACACTGGCACAAGAACGAGTTCCGCGACTCGGTGGTCCACCTCAGCAGCAAGGTCCGGTATCTACAGGACACAGATGAAGAGCACGACAGCGATGCGAGGAGCGACAGCGGCGCAGAGAGCGACAGCGGCGACGATAGCGGCGACGTGCGCGGGCAGCTGCTCAGCAGCGGCGAGCTGGGGACCTTCTGGTCTGCGAGGGAGAAGCAGGTGTTTTTCCACTGGCTGGCGCGGTGCAGCATCCACAGACTGGACGAATGGGCACCGCGGCTGCCCGACAAGAGCAAGTACGAGATACTCGCGTACTATCACGTCCTGAAGTCCAATCTACAGGATCTCAAGCGCATGAACACCAAGAAGCGCGGCGGCATCTTGACCAAGAGGGCGCTCCCCATCGCGTACGAGATGGACCCCTTTTTCGTCCAGTTAGAAGAGGAGTACAGCCTGCTGATCCACAGCGAGACCGAGAACGTGGTCAAACTGGAGGACGAGGCAGACCTTGAGGACGGCGTAGTAAACTGGGAGAACTGGTACAAGCGATGGGACCCCCTCTACTCCCACCATCGTCTCGGCGAGTACCAGCCCGCGGCCCGCCAGCCACTGCCCTTCTCCCGCCAGAGCGAGCTGCTCGTCGAGCGCCTTGTGCGCGCCTACACGCGCCGCCTGCTCTTCCACACCGTAgtgccgctgctggagctcaAGCACGTCCCGCGCGCGTCGCTGCTACACGAAGACCTCCGCACAGAAatcgcgcagcgcgccgccgcacccCGCTCGCGCACCCCGCTCGTCGAGGCCCACGTCTGGGACTCCGGCGACATCGAGATCCGCACCGGCAACCTCGAGTTCCCCCACCTCGTCGCCCCCGCCGACGTCTGGCGCGCGCTCCTCGCcctccgcgccgccggccaTCTCGCCCCCACCCTCCCGGAGACCGTCGTCTCCACTGTCACCAAGTTCGACCTCCACCACCCTGCCGGCAAGCTCTTCAAAAACCGCGCCGTCCCAGCCGCCCTTGTTGTCCCCATGCTGCTGCACAAGTCGGCGCCCTACGCCCTCGTCCCCGCTATCCCTCCGCCCTGCCCGCCGCTCGCCCACAGCCTCGAAAAAAAGCTCCACCTACTGCTCGGCAAAAGGGCTCTTCCTCCGCACGGCTTCATCGACGACGACCCCTACGACTCCATCGATAACCCTATCTACGCTCAGCTGTTCAGCCACGACACCGCTGCCACCGACGCCGTGGACATTCAACGGTCCCGATTATATCAGCATGCTGTAATCACACACATGCACGGCGCTGATAACGATTCTCCGTTTTTCCGATTTCTTCCGTCGCCGGTGCTCGCGGTCCCGCCGCCCACACACCCTGTTCCATCCGCAGTCGTTGACCTGTACCAATATTGTGACTAG
- the PUT1 gene encoding proline dehydrogenase (Syntenic homolog of Saccharomyces cerevisiae YLR142W (PUT1)) produces the protein MNSRLGQVLRQAVRVQTGLRGPARSMRGYVSQTQTKQNTVAVVAGAAERFVAPAADAHLKTLSQRELVALGVIGCVTTNARLLKLVTQAFPYVPTPVAKLLISALYCGGDTMAEVRETGRALARRGVGNMMLSLTVEDSEGTKNIDIDYIVEETVRSLHGVLLPHMEEQLARAADVNSVPPGYLALKPSALVSDPANTLLHFADPAWREKRDALVANFSRIVGEVYKLNQEMLARYPGRKSPFFVATIDAEKYEVQCAGVYELQRLMFAKYNPVSSPIVSCIGTWQLYLRDAAADLVAQAERAEREGYKLGLKLVRGAYLHSEPNRDVIHPTKEATDEHYNEVMAKVIQDLLANGEHSVFGHLVVASHNYQSQMLATMLLQAHGESVGKSNVVLGQLLGMADNVTYDLIHNHGARNIIKYVPWGPPKETKDYMHRRLQENGDAVRADNGWPLVKAVCRALFYR, from the coding sequence ATGAACAGCAGACTCGGACAGGTTTTGCGGCAGGCCGTAAGGGTTCAAACAGGGCTTCGTGGGCCAGCGCGCAGCATGCGAGGGTACGTGTCGCAGACGCAGACGAAGCAAAACACGGTGGCCGTGGTggcaggcgcggcggagcggTTTGTGGCGCCGGCCGCAGACGCGCACCTCAAGACACTATCTCAGCGGGAGCTCGTGGCGTTGGGCGTGATCGGGTGCGTGACGACGAACGCGCGGCTGTTGAAGCTGGTGACGCAGGCGTTCCCGTACGTGCCGACGCCGGTGGCCAAGCTGCTGATCTCGGCGCTCTACTGCGGGGGGGACACGATGGCGGAGGTGCGCGAGACGGgccgcgcgctggcgcggcgcggcgtGGGGAACATGATGCTCTCGTTGACGGTGGAGGACTCGGAGGGGACAAAAAACATTGACATCGACTACATTGTGGAGGAGACAGTGCGCTCGCTGCACGGCGTACTCCTGCCGCACATGGAGGAACAGTTGGCGCGTGCGGCGGACGTGAACAGCGTGCCGCCCGGCTACTTGGCGTTGAAGCCTTCGGCGTTGGTGTCCGACCCGGCGAACACGCTCCTGCACTTTGCTGACCCTGCTTGGCGGGAGAAGCGGGACGCTCTGGTCGCGAACTTCTCCCGGATCGTCGGGGAGGTGTACAAGCTCAACCAGGAGATGCTTGCACGGTACCCCGGCCGCAAATCCCCCTTCTTTGTGGCCACGATCGACGCGGAGAAGTACGAGGTCCAGTGTGCGGGCGTCTACGAGCTCCAGCGCCTCATGTTTGCGAAGTACAACCCCGTTTCGTCTCCTATTGTGTCGTGCATCGGCACGTGGCAGCTCTACTTGCGCGACGCCGCGGCCGACTTGGTCGCGCAGGCGGAGCGTGCGGAGCGCGAGGGATACAAGTTGGGGTTGAAGCTTGTCAGGGGCGCCTACCTCCATTCCGAGCCCAACCGCGACGTGATCCACCCGACGAAGGAAGCGACTGATGAGCACTATAACGAGGTGATGGCCAAGGTCATCCAGGACCTCTTGGCCAACGGCGAGCACTCTGTCTTTGGCCATCTTGTTGTGGCATCCCACAACTATCAGTCTCAGATGCTAGCAACTATGCTGCTCCAGGCCCATGGGGAATCCGTGGGGAAAAGCAACGTCGTATTGGGCCAACTACTAGGGATGGCGGACAACGTGACGTACGATCTCATTCACAATCATGGCGCAAGGAACATCATCAAGTATGTGCCTTGGGGGCCGCCAAAGGAAACTAAAGACTACATGCATCGCCGTCTCCAGGAGAATGGGGACGCTGTAAGAGCTGACAACGGCTGGCCTTTGGTTAAGGCTGTGTGTAGAGCATTGTTCTATCGCTGA
- the DPH6 gene encoding diphthine--ammonia ligase (Syntenic homolog of Saccharomyces cerevisiae YLR143W), with translation MKFVALVSGGKDSCYNILHCMKNGHELVAFANLHPKEENVQELDSFMFQTVGHEIVSYYGKCTGLPVFRQAIARDTSKNVALNYFATAGDEVEDLYLLLKRVKDSNLGVEAVSVGAILSSYQRTRVEDVCSRLGLTALSYLWERDQEDLMREMCSMSKKPGDAPVAKLDARIIKVAAIGLNQNHLGLSLPEIFPTLLSLNRRYGVHICGEGGEFETMVLDAPFFTKGYLEIVGLRTTVERGSGVCTAALDIQFVARHLEGTTGADLANLPVPKLENKWEEIYHDLEPTKFGDIPSSIHSSAETGVSLSENTVGGLLYVSNIQPRCRGPLEKQARDVFDQLNESLTRHGVVKAQVLSSVLLLADMGTFAEINTAYNGYFSIQEIGPLPPSRACIESKSLAPGIGLQLSVVIQHDIKIVPCANLLLNPGKGGLHVQSRSYWCPCNIGPYSQATWDTTDRNKVAYISGQIALLPNTMEMCNTLTGTSGNPYQEGLSQAILALRHFNTLKKSIETCHQLFMCCYIAEDFMAPIASSVWSSYCSSNPDNTLGTLLIVRVSALPRSALCEWGGSACQRLLVEDDDDDYSDELPEQCSDTLPSMALNYEAFLDVNVMTVRAKNQVRHYLTGFLDTQGDVKKVLDSCVQCQITLYYVPSPEVTLPTASNVEYVPVNAIYDSTARIRNYALQIKY, from the coding sequence ATGAAGTTTGTGGCTCTGGTTTCCGGAGGCAAAGATTCATGCTACAACATACTCCATTGCATGAAAAATGGGCATGAGTTGGTAGCATTTGCAAACCTACATCCCAAGGAAGAGAACGTGCAAGAGCTGGACAGTTTTATGTTTCAGACTGTTGGCCATGAAATTGTCTCATACTATGGGAAATGCACAGGTCTTCCCGTCTTTAGACAAGCAATTGCCCGTGATACATCAAAAAATGTGGCCCTGAACTATTTTGCAACGGCAGGCGATGAGGTCGAAGACTTATATCTGCTTCTCAAGAGGGTCAAAGACAGTAACTTAGGCGTGGAGGCTGTGAGTGTCGGCGCAATCCTCTCGTCCTACCAGCGTACTCGGGTTGAGGATGTGTGTTCAAGGCTTGGCTTAACTGCATTGAGCTACCTGTGGGAACGAGATCAGGAAGACCTCATGAGAGAAATGTGCTCCATGTCTAAGAAACCCGGAGACGCGCCAGTCGCTAAACTCGATGCAAGAATTATCAAGGTTGCCGCTATAGGGCTAAACCAGAATCACTTGGGGCTAAGCCTTCCTGAGATATTCCCTACCTTGTTGAGTCTGAACCGTAGATACGGTGTACATATATGCGGCGAGGGAGGTGAATTCGAAACAATGGTATTGGACGCCCCCTTCTTTACAAAAGGGTACTTAGAGATAGTTGGATTGCGGACTACAGTTGAACGCGGCTCAGGAGTATGCACTGCCGCTCTCGATATTCAATTCGTTGCACGACACTTAGAGGGGACTACCGGGGCGGATCTCGCTAATCTCCCCGTACCTAAACTTGAAAATAAATGGGAAGAGATTTATCATGATCTGGAACCCACAAAATTTGGCGACATCCCATCTTCTATACACTCCTCTGCTGAAACTGGGGTGTCACTATCGGAAAATACTGTGGGGGGGCTGTTATATGTTAGCAATATTCAGCCACGCTGCAGAGGGCCTCTAGAAAAGCAAGCAAGGGATGTATTCGATCAATTAAACGAATCGCTAACTAGACATGGCGTTGTAAAAGCGCAAGTATTGTCTTCTGTTTTACTATTAGCCGACATGGGCACCTTTGCCGAGATAAACACCGCGTACAATGGTTACTTTTCGATCCAAGAAATTGGCCCCTTACCTCCATCCAGAGCGTGTATTGAGTCTAAATCTCTTGCGCCTGGAATTGGGCTCCAGCTTTCGGTCGTTATCCAACACGATATAAAGATTGTGCCATGTGCTAACCTTCTGCTCAACCCAGGGAAGGGGGGTCTCCATGTACAGAGCAGGTCATACTGGTGCCCCTGCAATATTGGCCCGTATTCACAGGCCACGTGGGATACCACAGATAGGAACAAGGTCGCGTATATTAGCGGTCAGATTGCGCTACTACCAAACACTATGGAAATGTGCAACACATTGACTGGGACATCCGGAAATCCCTATCAAGAGGGTCTGTCTCAGGCCATCCTTGCGTTGCGCCACTTTAATACCTTGAAAAAGTCCATTGAGACATGTCATCAGCTCTTCATGTGCTGTTATATTGCGGAAGATTTTATGGCGCCGATTGCGTCTAGTGTTTGGTCTTCCTACTGCTCCTCGAATCCAGATAATACACTAGGTACTTTGTTGATAGTGCGGGTAAGCGCACTTCCCAGAAGCGCTCTTTGTGAATGGGGCGGTAGCGCATGCCAGCGACTGCTGGTtgaggacgacgacgatgatTACAGCGATGAGCTTCCGGAACAATGCTCGGATACTCTACCGTCGATGGCTCTCAACTATGAAGCTTTCCTAGACGTAAATGTGATGACAGTAAGAGCGAAAAACCAGGTCAGACACTACTTGACTGGCTTTTTGGACACACAGGGCGATGTAAAAAAGGTTCTTGATTCCTGTGTTCAGTGCCAGATTACGCTATATTATGTACCATCCCCGGAAGTTACCCTTCCAACAGCGTCAAATGTAGAATACGTCCCTGTGAACGCCATCTACGATTCCACGGCACGGATTAGAAATTATGCACTTCAAATTAAATACTAG